The following proteins come from a genomic window of Pyxidicoccus sp. MSG2:
- a CDS encoding carboxymuconolactone decarboxylase family protein, with protein MEAQRLNPAKVAPGVYQAMMGLERYLHECGLEANLLHLIKLRASQVNGCAYCIDMHWKDLRAAGESEQRLYGLDAWEESPYYSERERAALAWAEAVTVVTEGHVPQSVYEAVKPHFSEKELADLTFAVAAINAWNRLAIASRTTPGTYKAPASPQKGG; from the coding sequence ATGGAAGCACAGCGACTGAATCCCGCGAAGGTTGCCCCGGGTGTGTACCAGGCGATGATGGGTCTGGAGCGCTATCTGCACGAGTGCGGGCTGGAGGCGAACCTCCTGCACCTCATCAAGCTGCGCGCGTCGCAGGTCAACGGCTGCGCGTACTGCATCGACATGCACTGGAAGGATTTGCGCGCCGCCGGGGAGTCGGAGCAGCGGCTCTACGGGCTGGATGCGTGGGAGGAGAGCCCGTACTACTCGGAGCGCGAGCGCGCGGCGCTGGCGTGGGCGGAGGCCGTCACCGTCGTGACGGAAGGGCACGTGCCACAGAGCGTGTACGAGGCCGTGAAGCCGCACTTCTCCGAGAAGGAGCTGGCGGACCTCACCTTCGCCGTGGCCGCCATCAACGCGTGGAACCGCCTGGCCATCGCCTCGCGGACGACGCCGGGCACCTACAAGGCCCCGGCGTCCCCGCAGAAGGGCGGCTGA